A stretch of DNA from Oryzomicrobium terrae:
CCGGCGTAGTGGCCGGTGGCGATCTTGCTCGCCCCCAGGGTCATGGCATGGTCGAGGAAGGCCTTGAACTTGATCTCGGCGTTGCACAGCACGTCCGGGTTAGGGGTGCGGCCGGCCTGGTACTCGCGCAGGAACTCGGCAAACACCCGGTCCTTGTACTCGGCGGCGAAGTTGACCACCTCGACGTCGATGCCGATCACGTCGGCCACGCTCATCACGTCGATCAGGTCCTGGCGCGACGAACAGTATTCCTCGGTGTCGTCGTCCTCCCAGTTCTTCATGAACAGGCCGACCACCTTGTAGCCCTGGCGCTTGAGCAACAGGGCCGCCACCGACGAGTCCACCCCGCCGGACAGGCCCACCACCACAGTTTCAGTCGACATCGGGTCCTTCTCCCTTCAACCAATTCGCAAGAGGCAGCACCACCGGTGCGGCCCCGGGTAAAACAAACCAGCTATCCACCACGTAGCGGGCGCCGGGATGACGCTCCACCGGCCGGGGTGGCGCCGGCGGCGCCGGCAGGTCGGCCAGCACGGCCTGGCAGTCGCACTGGGCCAGCAGCACCGGGATGTAATCGGGCACGGCGGGGGCCGGCACGGGGGCGGCCAGCGCCCGTTCGGCAGCCAAGGCGTCGTCCGAGGGCCCGGCCTGCTCTTCGAGCACCGCGGCAAAGTGCTGGTTCACGATGTAGGGCGCCCGCAGCGCCGGCTCCAGCACCCGGTGCCAGCGCAGCCAGCCGCGGGCTTCGAGCAGGCGCAAGAGCCGGGTGGTGGTGGTGGCGTGATCGATGCAATCCATCCGCCCCGGGCTCTCGGCGTCGGCAGTGTTGCCCGGCCGGTCGTCGCTGATCGGACTCTGCCGTGCCGCCTCGCCGTACAGTTGCCCCACCGCCTGGGCGATGCGCTCCCGCTCCTCGGCGGCGCTGCCGGTGCCCTTGAGCAACCCGGCCACCCCCGCCAGCAGGGGGTCGGGAAACGACACCCAGGCCTCGGCGCTACAGCTCCAGTTGTAGCAGACGCTCACTGTTTCGCCGCACCAGGCCACGATCGGCAGGAGGCATAGCGCAAACACCGCGCCAATGCTCGCGCTCCGGACACCTCGGCCTGGGCGCGAGCATTGGCGCGGCTTTCCAGGCATCACGGTGGCGAAGCTCCGGGCCGGCATGGCTCAGTCGTAGTGCCGGATCAGGTCCAGGGGGAAGCGCCGGCCGGCCAGATAATCCTCGATACATTGCAGGATCAGGGGGCTGCGGTGCCGTTCCCGGGTGGCGCGTACGTCGTCGATGGTCAGCCAGCGGGCGGCGACGATGCCGGTATCCAGAGCCCGGTCCACCTCTTCGCCAGTGACTTCGCAAGCGAAGGCGAAGCGCAGATAGGTGATGTCCCGGGCCGGCCGCGGCCACTGGTACACCCCGACCAGGGCGGTGGGGCGCACATGGTGGGCGGTCTCTTCCAGGGCCTCGCGAATGCAGGCGTTGACCAGGGATTCGCCCTCGTCCAGGTGCCCGGCGGGCTGGTTGAAGCGCAGCCCCTGGTCGGTTTCTTCCTCGACCAGCAGAAAACGGCCGTCCCGTTCCACCACGGCGGCCACCGTCACATTGGGCTTCCAGATCCTCGCGTTCATCGTCGTCGCTCGACCAAAAGCGGCGATTTTACCGTTTACAGGCCCTCCCCGTCCGCCCTTCGCGGCAGTGCAGCATGGCCGGGAGGGGCGGTTTTCCGTTACAATTTTCGCTTTCGTATTTTTCAAGCGGTAACGGAGAACACACCATGTCGATGGCGGATCGCGACGGATTCATCTGGTATGACGGCAAACTCGTGCCCTGGCGCGATGCCACCACCCACGTACTGACCCACACCCTGCACTACGGCATGGGCTGTTTCGAAGGGGTGCGCGCCTACGCCACCGACAAGGGCGCGGCGATCTTCCGCCTCAAGGAGCATACCGACCGCCTGTTCGGTTCCGCCCACATCTTCCAGATGAAGATGCCCTACGACAAGGCGACCATCATGGACGCCCAGCGTGAGGTGGTGCGGGCCAACAAGCTCGATTCCTGCTACATCCGCCCGATCGTCTTCTACGGTTCCGAAGCCATGGGCATCGCCGCCAAGACCCTGTCGGTGCACGTCGCCATCGCCGCCTGGCCGTGGGGCGCCTACCTGGGCGCCGACGGCATGGAGCTAGGCATCCGCGTCAAGACCTCGTCCTTCACCCGCCACCACGTCAACATCAACATGTGCCGGGCCAAGTCGGTGTCCACCTACGCCAACTCCATCCTCTCCCACCAGGAAGCCGCCAACGACGGCTACGACGAGGCCCTGCTGCTCGACGTGGACGGCTACGTGGCTGAAGGCTCCGGCGAGAACATCTTCATCGTCAAGAACGGCAAGCTGTACACCCCGGACCTGACCTCCTGCCTGGAAGGCATCACCCGCGCCACGGTGATCCAGCTGGCCGAGGAAAACGGCCTGCAGGTGATCGAGAAGCGCATCACCCGCGACGAGGTGTACTGCGCAGACGAGGCCTTCTTCACCGGCACCGCCGCCGAAGTGACCCCGATCCGCGAACTCGACGGCCGCCAGATCGGCGAAGGCAAGCGCGGCCCGATCACCGCCAAGCTGCAAGCCCAGTTCTTCGACGTGGTGCAGGGCCGCTCGGCCAAGCACGCCGAATGGCTGACGGTGTGCT
This window harbors:
- a CDS encoding branched-chain amino acid transaminase, translated to MSMADRDGFIWYDGKLVPWRDATTHVLTHTLHYGMGCFEGVRAYATDKGAAIFRLKEHTDRLFGSAHIFQMKMPYDKATIMDAQREVVRANKLDSCYIRPIVFYGSEAMGIAAKTLSVHVAIAAWPWGAYLGADGMELGIRVKTSSFTRHHVNINMCRAKSVSTYANSILSHQEAANDGYDEALLLDVDGYVAEGSGENIFIVKNGKLYTPDLTSCLEGITRATVIQLAEENGLQVIEKRITRDEVYCADEAFFTGTAAEVTPIRELDGRQIGEGKRGPITAKLQAQFFDVVQGRSAKHAEWLTVC
- a CDS encoding NUDIX hydrolase; translation: MNARIWKPNVTVAAVVERDGRFLLVEEETDQGLRFNQPAGHLDEGESLVNACIREALEETAHHVRPTALVGVYQWPRPARDITYLRFAFACEVTGEEVDRALDTGIVAARWLTIDDVRATRERHRSPLILQCIEDYLAGRRFPLDLIRHYD